The genome window GTGTTTTAGAGGGACTATGGCAAATAATCACGATCCAAGGTGTCGTCAATGTCGCCGCGAAGGAGTGAAGCTGTTTCTTAAAGGCGACAAATGCTACACCAAGTGCACTTTAGAAAAAACGAGCAAGGATGGGAAAACCAAGTGGCGCGATAAACCCCCTGGGTGGGGAAGTGCCATTAGCCAGATTGCCGCACCTCAACGCAAGATCACAGAATATGGCATGCAGCTTCGAGAAAAGCAGAAGCTGAAGCGTATCTACCGCGTTCTCGAAAAACCGTTTCGGCGCTATCTCGATGAGGCTATGCGCCGTTCTGGTGTGTCGGGCGACAACTTGGTGACGCTGCTGGAGACCCGGTTGGATAATGTGGTCTACCGTCTAGGGTTAGCTGCCTCACGGGCACAGGCCCGCCAAATGGTAAGCCATCGCTTCTTTACGGTGAACGGCGAACGGGTGAACATTCCCTCGTATCAGGTGAAGCCCGGCGACGTGATCGGCGTCCATGAAAGCAAAGCTCAAAAAGCCTGCATTAAAGAGGTACGGGAGCGCTTACATACGCGTCCTAGCTTGCCGGAATGGTTGGAGCTGAACCCTCAAACCCTGGAAGGGCGCGTGCTCGCCATACCGTCTCACGACCAGATTGACACCCATAACGTGGTGCAAGTTCAACAGATCATCGAATTCTATTCGCGCTAAGCCGCCCATTCGAGGAGAGAGAAACTTATGGAAATCACCCTGCCGAACATCCAGACGCTCGAAAAGAGTCGAACTTACGGAAAGTTTGTCGTCGAGCCGCTGGAACGTGGGTATGGGGTAACGCTCGGAAACTCCCTGCGGCGTGTGCTCCTATCGTCCATTCCGGGAGCTGCCATCACCTACGTTAAAATAGATAAGGTGCTGCACGAGTTCGACACCATTCCCGGTGTGAAAGAGGACACCACAGAGCTGTTGCTCAACCTTAAGGAGCTGCATATAAAAGTCTATCACG of Chthonomonas calidirosea T49 contains these proteins:
- the rpsD gene encoding 30S ribosomal protein S4 yields the protein MANNHDPRCRQCRREGVKLFLKGDKCYTKCTLEKTSKDGKTKWRDKPPGWGSAISQIAAPQRKITEYGMQLREKQKLKRIYRVLEKPFRRYLDEAMRRSGVSGDNLVTLLETRLDNVVYRLGLAASRAQARQMVSHRFFTVNGERVNIPSYQVKPGDVIGVHESKAQKACIKEVRERLHTRPSLPEWLELNPQTLEGRVLAIPSHDQIDTHNVVQVQQIIEFYSR